The following is a genomic window from Desulfobotulus pelophilus.
CGGCCAGTTTCTGTTCTTCCTGGGTTTTGCCCATACCCTTTTTGATGCCCTGATTGATGCAGGGTGCATAGCAGATGATGATGGAAGGTCCGGGGTAGTTTTCCGCTTCCACAAAGGCTTTGAGCACCTGCTGCTTGTTGGCGCCCATGGCAACGGAGGCCACGTAGACATATCCGTAGCTCATCATCATACGGCCGAGGTCTTTTTTGGCCGTTTTCTTACCGGATGCGGCAAATTTTGCAATGGCCCCCGTAGGCGTTGCCTTGGAGGACTGCCCGCCGGTGTTGGAGTAAACTTCCGTATCCATGACAAGGATATTAATGTCTTCTCCGGAAGCGAGAACATGGTCAAGACCGCCGAAACCAATGTCATAGGCCCATCCGTCACCACCGAAAATCCAGTGGGATTTTTTCACAAAGAGATCAGCCTGGTCCAGAATCTGGTCGATGAGATCGTGGGCCGGTGCCGTTGCCAGGGCGGCTTCCATACGGCGTCCTGTGACGGCGGACTGTTTGCCGTCCCACATGGTATCCAGCCAGTCCTGCATGGCTGTCTTAATTTCAGCATCCAGATCCAGTTCAAGGGCTTCTTTGACCAGCAGAGCCACACCTTCACGGCGATGCTTGACGGCAATCATTTTGCCGTAT
Proteins encoded in this region:
- a CDS encoding thiamine pyrophosphate-dependent enzyme, encoding ELEGAPAGFRTMEAKGKELEGMKFRMQVNTLDCYGCGNCADICPAKTPALVMKPLETQTEMEVPNHEFSLTVPFKAGIMNRESVKGSQFVQPLMEFSGACAGCGETPYVKLLTQLFGERMFISNATGCSSIWGGSAPSAPYCTNEDGHGPTWGNSLFEDAAEFGYGKMIAVKHRREGVALLVKEALELDLDAEIKTAMQDWLDTMWDGKQSAVTGRRMEAALATAPAHDLIDQILDQADLFVKKSHWIFGGDGWAYDIGFGGLDHVLASGEDINILVMDTEVYSNTGGQSSKATPTGAIAKFAASGKKTAKKDLGRMMMSYGYVYVASVAMGANKQQVLKAFVEAENYPGPSIIICYAPCINQGIKKGMGKTQEEQKLAVQSGYWPLYRYNPMLEEEGKNPFVLESKAPDGTLQEFLSGENRFA